A genomic segment from Streptomyces antibioticus encodes:
- a CDS encoding MFS transporter: MTPMPESVDTPRPRPRPRRSARFPGSGRSAPAPAAWLVVALACAGQFLVVLDVSVVNVALPSMRTDLDLSPSGLQWVVNAYAIAFAGFMLLGGRAGDLYGRKRMFLTGLALFTLASLAGGLAQDDWHLLLARAVQGLGAAVLAPSTLTIVTSAVPEGAARARAIATWTAVGAGGGAAGGLVGGVLVDVLSWRWVLLINVPVGAVVLAGAVWWLRESRAGDGRRLDLPGALLVTAGLATLAYGISQTEAEGWTAPATLVPLAAGLALIGLFLAVEARTTAPLMPLGLLRRRAVSGANAAMFLSGSAMFAMWFFMTLYAQNALGYTPLEAGLALVPSSLAVVLGSKLAPRLMRTAGARAVAALGTLVAATGFGWQSTMRIDDPYVTGIMLPGVLMMLGAGLATTPLAALATSGAAPGEAGLVSGLVNTSRTMGGSLGLAVLSTIAASRTGGRATPEALTEGYALAFRTGTGVLLAGVVLTLLWLPRTATAPAVAEAEAEAEMDTDSRTDSRTASEKVSGTRQRS; this comes from the coding sequence ATGACGCCCATGCCGGAATCCGTCGACACCCCTCGCCCTCGCCCCCGCCCCCGCAGATCCGCCCGCTTCCCCGGGTCCGGCCGCAGCGCTCCCGCTCCCGCCGCCTGGCTGGTCGTGGCGCTCGCGTGCGCCGGTCAGTTCCTCGTCGTGCTGGACGTGTCCGTCGTCAACGTGGCCCTGCCCTCGATGCGGACCGACCTGGACCTGAGCCCGTCCGGCCTCCAGTGGGTGGTGAACGCGTACGCCATCGCCTTCGCCGGTTTCATGCTGCTCGGCGGCCGCGCCGGCGACCTCTACGGCCGCAAGCGGATGTTCCTGACCGGGCTCGCCCTGTTCACCCTGGCCTCGCTGGCCGGCGGGCTCGCCCAGGACGACTGGCACCTGCTGCTCGCGCGGGCCGTGCAGGGCCTGGGCGCGGCGGTACTGGCGCCGTCGACGCTGACGATCGTCACCTCGGCCGTCCCGGAGGGCGCCGCCCGGGCCCGCGCGATCGCCACCTGGACGGCGGTCGGCGCGGGCGGCGGCGCGGCGGGCGGGCTCGTCGGCGGTGTGCTGGTGGACGTCCTGTCCTGGCGCTGGGTGCTGCTGATCAACGTGCCGGTGGGGGCCGTCGTCCTGGCCGGGGCCGTGTGGTGGCTGCGCGAGAGCCGCGCCGGTGACGGCCGCCGGCTGGACCTGCCGGGCGCGCTGCTGGTCACGGCCGGGCTGGCCACTCTGGCGTACGGCATCTCGCAGACGGAGGCCGAGGGCTGGACGGCGCCCGCCACCCTGGTGCCGCTGGCGGCCGGGCTCGCGCTGATCGGGCTGTTCCTCGCCGTGGAGGCACGGACGACGGCCCCGCTGATGCCGCTCGGGCTGCTGCGGCGGAGGGCGGTGTCGGGGGCGAACGCGGCGATGTTCCTGTCCGGCTCGGCGATGTTCGCCATGTGGTTCTTCATGACGCTGTACGCGCAGAACGCCCTCGGCTACACCCCACTGGAGGCCGGTCTCGCGCTGGTGCCCAGCTCGCTGGCCGTGGTCCTCGGCTCCAAGCTGGCACCGCGCCTGATGCGTACGGCCGGGGCGCGCGCGGTGGCGGCGCTGGGCACGCTGGTCGCGGCGACCGGCTTCGGCTGGCAGTCGACCATGCGGATCGACGACCCCTACGTCACCGGGATCATGCTGCCGGGTGTGCTGATGATGCTGGGCGCCGGCCTGGCGACGACCCCGCTCGCGGCGCTGGCCACCTCGGGGGCGGCGCCCGGCGAGGCCGGTCTGGTCTCGGGCCTCGTCAACACCTCCCGCACGATGGGCGGCTCGCTGGGCCTCGCGGTCCTGTCGACCATCGCCGCCTCCCGGACCGGCGGACGGGCCACGCCGGAGGCGCTGACGGAGGGGTACGCCCTGGCGTTCCGCACGGGTACCGGGGTGCTGCTCGCCGGGGTCGTCCTGACCCTGCTCTGGCTGCCCCGCACCGCCACGGCCCCCGCCGTCGCGGAAGCGGAAGCGGAAGCGGAGATGGACACGGACTCGCGGACGGACTCCCGGACGGCCTCGGAAAAAGTCTCCGGGACGAGGCAACGATCCTGA
- a CDS encoding SigE family RNA polymerase sigma factor, with the protein MGDRKQSGNEEFQAFVIGRWPRLMRTAFLLTGEQHAAEDLAQTTLEQVYVAWNRVAAADEPEAYVRRVMINTHSRRYRKKLREFLAPRGEDPGLAHEIADTGDRIAQADDRHTLLKALAELPPRQREAVVLRYWEDLTESQTAQAMGCSIGAVKSNAAKGIAKLRAIPGLAETVTYGGRK; encoded by the coding sequence ATGGGGGATCGCAAACAGTCGGGGAACGAGGAGTTCCAGGCGTTCGTCATCGGCCGCTGGCCACGGCTGATGCGGACGGCATTTCTCCTCACGGGGGAGCAGCACGCCGCGGAGGACCTGGCCCAGACGACGCTCGAACAGGTCTATGTGGCCTGGAACCGCGTCGCGGCGGCCGACGAGCCGGAGGCGTACGTACGGCGCGTGATGATCAACACGCACAGTCGCAGGTACCGCAAGAAACTACGGGAGTTCCTGGCGCCGAGGGGCGAGGACCCGGGCCTGGCGCACGAGATCGCGGACACCGGTGACCGCATCGCCCAGGCCGACGACCGGCACACCCTGCTCAAGGCGCTGGCCGAGCTGCCGCCGCGGCAGCGGGAGGCGGTGGTCCTGCGGTATTGGGAGGACCTGACCGAGTCGCAGACGGCCCAGGCGATGGGCTGTTCGATCGGCGCGGTGAAGAGCAACGCGGCCAAGGGGATCGCGAAACTGCGCGCCATACCGGGACTGGCGGAGACGGTGACGTACGGGGGGCGGAAGTGA
- a CDS encoding N-acetylmuramoyl-L-alanine amidase, with the protein MSYTGPPLDPFDPFGAPQPRRSPLRRGLTVALAVLVPGALVGWLAYATFGPDGEGDGSGSAGAATGTASAPRWPNVGNGKSGLAAPSGSTDAAPSDSASSGAGSSGEGSLAGKVVVIDPGHNPTNVEHTAEINRTVDIGTHSKECDTTGTSTNSGYSEARFTLDVAHRLRTLLQQQGATVKLTQDADRPYGPCVDERARIGNAAHADAVVSIHADGSGAGNRGFHVILPGSVRAGAADTRAIVGPSKDLGKLIAADFAAATGTSPSNYIGGGTGLVTREDLGGLNLSTVPKVFIECGNMRDSKDAALLTSGAWRQKAAQGISEGIVSFLRG; encoded by the coding sequence GTGTCGTACACAGGCCCGCCCCTCGATCCGTTCGACCCTTTCGGTGCTCCGCAGCCCCGGCGCTCGCCGCTGCGCCGCGGGCTGACGGTGGCGCTCGCCGTGCTCGTGCCGGGCGCGCTGGTGGGCTGGCTGGCGTACGCCACGTTCGGCCCGGACGGCGAGGGCGACGGGTCCGGCTCGGCCGGGGCCGCCACGGGCACCGCGAGCGCGCCCCGCTGGCCGAACGTCGGCAACGGCAAGTCCGGCCTCGCGGCACCGTCCGGTTCCACCGACGCCGCCCCGTCGGACTCCGCGTCGTCCGGTGCGGGCTCGTCCGGTGAGGGCTCGCTCGCCGGCAAGGTCGTCGTCATCGACCCGGGGCACAACCCGACCAACGTCGAGCACACGGCCGAGATCAACCGCACGGTCGACATCGGCACCCACTCCAAGGAGTGCGACACCACGGGGACGTCCACCAACTCGGGTTACAGCGAGGCCCGGTTCACGCTGGACGTGGCGCACCGGCTGCGGACGCTGCTGCAACAGCAGGGCGCCACCGTGAAACTGACCCAGGACGCCGACCGTCCCTACGGCCCGTGCGTGGACGAGCGGGCCCGGATCGGGAACGCGGCGCACGCCGACGCGGTGGTCTCGATCCACGCGGACGGATCGGGGGCGGGCAACCGCGGGTTCCATGTGATCCTGCCGGGCTCGGTGCGGGCGGGTGCCGCCGACACCCGTGCCATCGTGGGCCCGTCGAAGGATCTCGGAAAGCTGATCGCGGCCGACTTCGCGGCGGCGACGGGTACTTCCCCGTCCAACTACATCGGCGGCGGCACCGGTCTCGTCACACGTGAGGACCTGGGCGGTCTCAATCTGTCAACGGTTCCGAAGGTGTTCATCGAGTGCGGCAACATGCGCGATAGCAAGGACGCGGCACTGCTGACCAGTGGTGCCTGGCGGCAGAAGGCGGCGCAGGGGATCTCTGAGGGAATCGTGAGTTTCCTGCGCGGGTAG
- a CDS encoding DUF5336 domain-containing protein, giving the protein MNIRSLTRGDGVVIGAAVLLFIASFLDNYSYDGDNGLDMPSLWSSGPVLLGVVLAGLIGAALVVVARALPQPRKVAGLELGPFGVAFTLFAAWSALGNVIDPVGGLDNIGNGFGSGGPDAGVGLILALVATLIMAGAAIATPLVPALQAGLIPAPSPAAPQPYGAQPPAGYGYPGAPQPGGFGGGQPQGQPPFGGQPGPAQPPAPDFSPFWFAVPVARPLFGEDGGAAPIAELAPGTWYLAVEQGAQGLIAQTQDGRRGVLRDTSGIQRG; this is encoded by the coding sequence GTGAATATCCGCTCCCTCACTCGAGGCGACGGCGTGGTGATCGGAGCAGCGGTATTGCTGTTCATCGCGTCGTTCCTCGACAACTACTCGTACGACGGCGACAACGGTCTCGACATGCCCAGCCTCTGGTCGAGCGGACCGGTCCTGCTCGGTGTCGTACTGGCGGGGCTGATCGGCGCGGCCCTCGTCGTCGTCGCCCGCGCACTGCCGCAGCCCCGTAAGGTCGCCGGTCTGGAACTGGGCCCGTTCGGGGTCGCGTTCACGCTGTTCGCGGCGTGGAGCGCGCTGGGCAACGTCATCGACCCGGTGGGCGGCCTGGACAACATCGGCAACGGCTTCGGCTCGGGCGGTCCCGACGCCGGTGTGGGCCTGATCCTCGCCCTGGTGGCCACGCTGATCATGGCGGGCGCCGCCATCGCCACCCCCCTGGTCCCCGCTCTCCAGGCCGGTCTGATCCCGGCTCCGTCGCCGGCCGCGCCGCAGCCCTACGGGGCGCAGCCGCCCGCCGGTTACGGCTACCCGGGTGCGCCGCAGCCGGGCGGGTTCGGCGGCGGTCAGCCGCAGGGGCAGCCGCCGTTCGGTGGCCAGCCGGGTCCGGCGCAGCCGCCGGCGCCGGACTTCTCGCCGTTCTGGTTCGCCGTTCCGGTGGCGCGCCCGCTGTTCGGGGAGGACGGCGGGGCGGCTCCGATCGCGGAGCTGGCGCCGGGCACCTGGTACCTCGCGGTCGAGCAGGGCGCCCAGGGTCTCATCGCGCAGACCCAGGACGGCCGTCGCGGTGTCCTGCGGGACACCTCGGGCATCCAGCGCGGCTGA
- a CDS encoding LLM class F420-dependent oxidoreductase — MRLGLALGYWGRGPDPHHLELAREAERLGYDSVWTAESWGSDAFTPLTWIAAHTTRIGLGTAVAQMAARSPTTTAMHALTLDHLSGGRMTLGLGLSGPQVVEGWYGRPFPASPLTATREYVDVVRQVLRREAPVELGEGRFHPLPYRGPDATGLGRPLRSITHPLRSGLPVLLGAEGPRNVAQTVRIADGWLPLYWSPSRPDAYGPGLASLPPGFRVAPMARVRVCDDLAEGLLAVKTMLGFYIGGMGHATRNFHADLMARMGYEEEARRIQELFLAGRREEAVLAVPDAFADEISLVGPRERIAERLELWRKGPVTDLLALAPDPHTLRVLAELNS; from the coding sequence ATGCGGCTCGGTCTGGCGCTCGGCTACTGGGGTCGCGGCCCCGACCCCCATCATCTGGAGCTGGCGCGGGAGGCGGAGCGGCTCGGGTACGACTCGGTGTGGACGGCGGAGTCCTGGGGCTCGGACGCCTTCACGCCGCTCACCTGGATCGCCGCGCACACGACCCGGATCGGGCTGGGCACGGCGGTCGCGCAGATGGCGGCCCGCTCCCCCACCACCACGGCGATGCACGCGCTCACCCTGGACCATCTCTCCGGCGGGCGGATGACACTCGGGCTCGGGCTTTCGGGCCCGCAGGTGGTCGAGGGCTGGTACGGGCGGCCGTTCCCCGCCTCGCCGTTGACCGCGACGCGCGAGTACGTGGACGTCGTACGGCAGGTGCTGCGGCGGGAGGCGCCGGTGGAGCTGGGCGAGGGACGGTTCCATCCGCTGCCCTACCGGGGCCCGGACGCGACCGGGCTGGGCCGGCCGCTGCGGTCGATCACCCATCCGCTGCGGTCCGGGCTGCCCGTGCTGCTGGGGGCGGAGGGGCCGCGGAACGTGGCGCAGACCGTGCGGATCGCGGACGGCTGGCTGCCGTTGTACTGGTCACCGAGCCGGCCGGACGCGTACGGGCCGGGGCTCGCGAGTCTGCCACCGGGGTTCCGGGTGGCGCCGATGGCCCGCGTGCGGGTCTGCGACGACCTCGCCGAAGGGCTGCTGGCCGTCAAGACGATGCTCGGTTTCTACATCGGCGGCATGGGCCACGCCACCCGCAACTTCCACGCCGACCTGATGGCGCGCATGGGGTACGAGGAGGAGGCCCGGCGGATCCAGGAACTGTTCCTGGCCGGCCGCCGCGAGGAGGCGGTGCTGGCCGTGCCGGACGCGTTCGCCGACGAGATCTCGCTCGTCGGGCCGCGCGAACGGATCGCGGAGCGGCTGGAGTTGTGGCGCAAGGGCCCGGTGACGGACCTGCTGGCGCTGGCCCCGGACCCGCACACCCTGCGCGTGCTGGCGGAGCTGAACTCCTGA
- a CDS encoding prenyltransferase, giving the protein MTTPRTEHLVLPGVLTAEQAAATVAGILAVQREDGAIPWFRGHHLDPWDHTEAAMALDAAGEHEAAERAYTWLARHQNDDGSWYAAYRDGDFADVTDRGRETNFVAYLAVGVWHHYLSTGDDTFLDRMWPAVYAAVEYVLRLQQPGGQIGWRRDDDGTPTADALLTGSSSIHQALRCALAIAEQREEPQPDWELAAGALRHAIRSHPERFLDKDRYSMDWYYPVLGGALTGAEAKSRIEGDWERFVVPGLGVRCVVPNPWVTGGESAELALALWAMGESDRALEILQSIQHLRDDESGLYWTGYVFDDDAIWPRELTTWTAGSLLLAVAALGGHEATCAVFGGERLPVGLDPDCCG; this is encoded by the coding sequence GTGACCACCCCCCGGACAGAACACCTCGTCCTGCCCGGGGTCCTCACCGCCGAGCAGGCCGCCGCGACCGTCGCCGGCATCCTCGCCGTGCAGCGGGAGGACGGCGCGATCCCCTGGTTCCGGGGCCACCACCTCGACCCGTGGGACCACACCGAGGCCGCGATGGCGCTGGACGCTGCGGGCGAGCACGAGGCCGCCGAGCGGGCCTACACCTGGCTCGCCCGGCACCAGAACGACGACGGCTCCTGGTACGCCGCCTACCGGGACGGCGACTTCGCCGACGTCACCGACCGGGGACGTGAGACGAACTTCGTCGCCTACCTCGCCGTCGGCGTCTGGCACCACTACCTCTCCACCGGCGACGACACCTTCCTGGACCGCATGTGGCCGGCCGTCTACGCGGCCGTCGAGTACGTCCTGCGGCTCCAGCAGCCCGGCGGTCAGATCGGCTGGCGCCGCGACGACGACGGCACGCCCACCGCGGACGCCCTGCTCACCGGCTCCTCCTCGATCCACCAGGCGCTGCGCTGCGCGCTCGCCATCGCCGAACAGCGCGAGGAGCCGCAGCCGGACTGGGAGCTGGCCGCGGGCGCGCTGCGGCACGCGATCCGCAGCCACCCCGAACGGTTCCTGGACAAGGACCGCTACTCCATGGACTGGTACTACCCGGTCCTCGGCGGGGCGTTGACGGGCGCGGAGGCCAAGTCCCGTATCGAGGGCGACTGGGAGCGGTTCGTCGTGCCCGGACTCGGGGTGCGGTGCGTCGTGCCGAACCCGTGGGTCACGGGCGGCGAGTCGGCCGAACTCGCCCTCGCCCTCTGGGCGATGGGGGAGTCCGACCGGGCGCTGGAGATCCTCCAGTCCATCCAGCACCTGCGGGACGACGAGTCCGGGCTGTACTGGACGGGCTACGTCTTCGACGACGACGCGATCTGGCCCCGCGAACTGACGACCTGGACGGCGGGCTCGCTGCTGCTGGCCGTCGCCGCGCTGGGTGGCCATGAGGCCACGTGTGCGGTGTTCGGGGGGGAGCGGTTGCCGGTGGGGCTCGATCCGGACTGTTGCGGGTAG
- a CDS encoding class I SAM-dependent methyltransferase → MLTVDFSRFPLAPGDRVLDLGCGAGRHAFECYRRGAQVVALDQNGDEIREVAKWFAAMKEAGEAPEGATATAMEGDALALPFPDESFDVVIISEVMEHIPDDKGVLAEMVRVLKPGGRIAITVPRYGPEKVCWALSDAYHEVEGGHIRIYRADELLGKIREAGLRPYGTHHAHALHSPYWWLKCAFGVDNDKALPVRAYHKLLVWDIMKKPLATRVAEQALNPLIGKSFVAYATKPHLPRVAAK, encoded by the coding sequence GTGCTGACCGTCGACTTCTCCCGGTTCCCGCTCGCCCCGGGGGACCGGGTCCTCGATCTCGGCTGCGGGGCCGGCCGGCACGCCTTCGAGTGCTACCGGCGGGGCGCCCAGGTCGTGGCCCTCGACCAGAACGGCGACGAGATCCGCGAGGTCGCCAAGTGGTTCGCGGCGATGAAGGAGGCCGGCGAGGCCCCCGAGGGCGCCACCGCCACCGCCATGGAGGGCGACGCCCTCGCGCTGCCCTTCCCCGACGAGTCCTTCGACGTCGTCATCATCTCCGAGGTCATGGAGCACATTCCCGACGACAAGGGCGTGCTCGCCGAGATGGTCCGGGTCCTCAAGCCCGGCGGCCGCATCGCGATCACCGTCCCGCGCTACGGCCCCGAGAAGGTCTGCTGGGCCCTCTCCGACGCCTACCACGAGGTCGAGGGCGGCCACATCCGCATCTACAGGGCGGACGAACTCCTCGGCAAGATCCGCGAGGCCGGCCTCCGGCCCTACGGCACCCACCACGCGCACGCGCTGCACTCGCCGTACTGGTGGCTCAAGTGCGCGTTCGGCGTCGACAACGACAAGGCGCTCCCGGTGCGCGCGTACCACAAGCTGCTGGTCTGGGACATCATGAAGAAGCCGCTGGCCACCCGGGTCGCCGAGCAGGCGCTCAACCCGCTGATCGGCAAGAGCTTCGTCGCCTACGCCACCAAGCCGCACCTGCCCCGGGTGGCGGCCAAGTGA
- a CDS encoding glycosyltransferase family 4 protein: MTAEASQAGSRHDLAADGERPLDIALLTYKGNPFCGGQGVYVRHLSRELARLGHRVEVIGSQPYPVLDEGHDDRLSLTELPSLDLYRQPDPFRTPARGEYRDWIDALEVATMWTGGFPEPLTFSLRARRHLRARRGQFDVVHDNQTLGYGLLGDVGAPLVTTIHHPITVDRQLELDAADGWQRRYSVRRWYAFTRMQKRVARRLPSVLTVSGTSRQEIVDHLGVRDDRIHVVHIGADTDLFAPDPSVAVVPGRIVTTSSADVPLKGLVFLVEALAKTRAEHPHAHLVVVGKRPEEGPVAQAIERYGLEGAVEFVKGISDAELVDLVRSAEVACVPSLYEGFSLPAAEAMATGTPLVATTGGAIPEVAGADGETCLAVPPGDAGALAAALARLLGDPALRARLGAAGRRRVLERFTWAKAAEGTVVRYREAIARAAGAGGGAGPAHPAREDVDVVSDRESRATC, encoded by the coding sequence GTGACCGCTGAGGCCAGTCAGGCGGGGTCCCGGCATGACCTCGCCGCGGACGGCGAGCGACCGCTCGACATCGCGCTCCTCACCTATAAGGGGAACCCGTTCTGCGGGGGCCAGGGCGTCTACGTACGGCACCTCTCGCGCGAGCTGGCCCGCCTCGGACACCGCGTCGAGGTCATCGGTTCCCAGCCGTATCCGGTGCTCGACGAGGGCCACGACGACCGGCTGTCCCTCACCGAACTCCCCAGCCTCGACCTGTACCGCCAGCCCGACCCCTTTCGCACCCCCGCGCGCGGCGAGTACCGGGACTGGATCGACGCCCTCGAAGTGGCGACGATGTGGACCGGCGGCTTCCCCGAACCGCTGACCTTCTCGCTGCGCGCCCGCCGCCATCTGCGCGCCCGGCGCGGACAGTTCGACGTCGTGCACGACAACCAGACCCTCGGCTACGGCCTGTTGGGCGACGTCGGCGCCCCCCTCGTCACCACGATCCACCACCCCATCACCGTAGACCGGCAGTTGGAGCTGGACGCCGCTGACGGATGGCAGCGCCGCTACTCCGTGCGCCGCTGGTACGCGTTCACCCGGATGCAGAAGCGGGTCGCCCGCCGGCTGCCGTCCGTGCTCACCGTCTCCGGCACCTCCCGCCAGGAGATCGTCGACCACCTCGGCGTCCGCGACGACCGTATCCACGTCGTCCACATCGGCGCCGACACCGACCTGTTCGCGCCCGACCCGTCGGTGGCCGTCGTCCCGGGCCGGATCGTGACGACGTCCAGCGCCGACGTCCCGCTCAAGGGCCTGGTCTTCCTCGTCGAGGCGCTGGCCAAGACGCGCGCCGAACACCCGCACGCCCACCTCGTCGTTGTCGGCAAGCGCCCCGAGGAGGGGCCCGTCGCCCAGGCGATCGAGCGCTACGGCCTCGAAGGCGCCGTCGAGTTCGTCAAGGGCATCTCGGACGCCGAACTGGTCGACCTGGTGCGCTCGGCGGAGGTCGCCTGCGTGCCCTCCCTCTACGAGGGCTTCTCGCTGCCGGCCGCCGAGGCCATGGCCACCGGCACCCCCCTGGTCGCCACCACCGGCGGCGCGATCCCCGAGGTCGCCGGAGCCGACGGGGAGACCTGCCTCGCCGTACCGCCCGGCGACGCCGGCGCCCTGGCCGCCGCGCTGGCCCGGCTGCTCGGCGACCCCGCACTGCGCGCCCGGCTCGGCGCCGCCGGACGACGGCGCGTGCTGGAGCGGTTCACCTGGGCCAAGGCCGCCGAGGGCACCGTCGTCCGCTACCGCGAGGCCATCGCCCGGGCGGCCGGGGCGGGGGGCGGCGCCGGACCGGCACACCCGGCCCGCGAAGATGTTGACGTTGTATCCGATCGCGAAAGCAGGGCCACGTGCTGA
- a CDS encoding TetR family transcriptional regulator: MPAEDSTQRPATAPSPAPAATPSPALGATRSGGPSPLTERQEARRRRILHASAQLASRGGFDAVQMREVAESSQVALGTLYRYFPSKVHLLVATMQDQLEHMHGTLRRKPPTGERAAERVAETLMRAFRALQREPHLADAMVRALTFADRSVSPEVDQVSRQTTAIILDAMGLEDPTPEQLSAVRVIEHTWHSALITWLSGRASIAQVRVDIETVCRLIDVTEPRA, translated from the coding sequence ATGCCTGCGGAAGACAGCACCCAGCGCCCCGCCACCGCTCCCTCCCCCGCGCCCGCCGCCACCCCCTCCCCGGCTCTCGGCGCCACCCGGTCCGGGGGCCCCTCCCCGCTCACCGAGCGGCAGGAGGCCCGCCGTCGGCGCATCCTGCACGCGAGCGCCCAGCTCGCCAGCCGGGGCGGTTTCGACGCGGTGCAGATGCGGGAGGTCGCCGAGTCCTCCCAGGTCGCGCTGGGCACGCTCTACCGCTACTTCCCGTCCAAGGTGCATCTGCTGGTCGCCACCATGCAGGACCAACTGGAGCACATGCACGGCACGTTGCGCCGCAAGCCCCCGACCGGCGAACGGGCGGCGGAGCGGGTCGCGGAGACGCTGATGCGCGCCTTCCGCGCCCTCCAGCGCGAACCGCATCTGGCCGACGCGATGGTCCGCGCGCTGACCTTCGCCGACCGCAGCGTCTCGCCCGAGGTCGACCAGGTCTCCCGGCAGACGACGGCGATCATCCTGGACGCGATGGGCCTGGAGGACCCGACGCCCGAGCAGCTCTCCGCCGTCCGCGTCATCGAGCACACCTGGCACTCGGCCCTGATCACCTGGCTCTCGGGGCGGGCCTCGATCGCGCAGGTCCGCGTGGACATCGAGACGGTGTGCCGCCTGATCGACGTGACGGAGCCGCGGGCGTGA
- a CDS encoding ferredoxin: MGATPLREQPGVGAGDRWHVEVDRSLCIGSAQCLHHAPDGFRLDSARQSRPVDPDTDASEQVLAAAEGCPVEAIMVTLAGSGEPVFPPEE, translated from the coding sequence ATGGGGGCGACTCCCCTGCGCGAGCAGCCGGGCGTGGGCGCGGGCGACCGCTGGCACGTCGAGGTCGACCGCTCCCTGTGCATCGGTTCCGCCCAGTGCCTCCACCACGCCCCGGACGGGTTCCGCCTCGACAGCGCCCGTCAGTCCCGCCCGGTCGACCCCGACACCGACGCCAGCGAACAGGTGCTGGCGGCGGCCGAGGGCTGCCCGGTGGAGGCGATCATGGTGACGCTGGCGGGGAGCGGCGAGCCCGTGTTCCCGCCGGAGGAGTAG
- a CDS encoding aldehyde dehydrogenase, producing the protein MAELVEHGQLVIGGKLTEPLGEGVIEVVSPHTEEVIGRVPHASEGDVDRAVAVARRAFDEGPWPRLSLGERIAVVGRIKDAIAVRHEEIARVISSENGSPYSWSVLAQALGAMMVWDSAIKVAEGFPYEERRDGVLGKILVRREPVGVVAAVVPWNVPQFVAAAKLAPALLTGCTVVLKPSPESPLDAYILADIAREAGLPEGVLSVLPADREVSEYLVGHPGVDKVSFTGSVAAGKRVMEVAARNLTRVTLELGGKSAAVVLPDADLATAVPGIVSAAWMNNGQACVAQTRILLPRSRYDEFADAFAAAASALVVGDPLDPATQVGPLVAERQRRRSLDYIRIGQEEGAKILTGGGRPPGLERGWYVEPTLFGDVDNSMRIAREEIFGPVICLLPYGDEDEALKIANDSDYGLSGSVWTGDVAHGVDVARRVRTGTYSVNTFSLDMLGPFGGYKNSGLGREFGPEGYSEYLEHKMIHLPAGWEG; encoded by the coding sequence ATGGCCGAGCTCGTGGAACACGGACAGTTGGTCATCGGGGGGAAGCTGACCGAACCCCTGGGTGAGGGTGTGATCGAGGTGGTCTCGCCGCATACCGAGGAGGTCATCGGGCGGGTGCCGCACGCCTCCGAGGGGGATGTGGACCGGGCCGTGGCCGTCGCGCGGCGGGCCTTCGACGAAGGGCCCTGGCCTCGGCTGTCCCTCGGCGAGCGGATCGCCGTCGTCGGGCGGATCAAGGACGCGATCGCCGTGCGGCACGAGGAGATCGCCCGGGTGATCTCCTCCGAGAACGGCTCCCCGTACTCCTGGAGCGTCCTCGCCCAGGCCCTCGGCGCGATGATGGTGTGGGACTCCGCGATCAAGGTCGCCGAGGGATTCCCGTACGAGGAGCGGCGCGACGGCGTCCTCGGGAAGATCCTCGTGCGGCGCGAGCCCGTGGGCGTGGTCGCGGCCGTCGTTCCCTGGAACGTCCCGCAGTTCGTCGCCGCCGCCAAGCTCGCCCCCGCGCTGCTCACCGGCTGCACCGTGGTCCTCAAGCCGTCGCCCGAATCGCCCCTGGACGCCTACATCCTCGCCGACATCGCCCGCGAGGCCGGGCTGCCCGAGGGCGTGCTGTCGGTGCTCCCGGCCGACCGCGAGGTCAGTGAGTACCTGGTCGGGCACCCCGGCGTCGACAAGGTCTCCTTCACGGGCTCGGTCGCGGCCGGCAAGCGGGTCATGGAGGTCGCCGCCCGCAACCTCACCCGCGTCACCCTGGAGCTGGGCGGCAAGTCGGCGGCCGTCGTCCTGCCGGACGCGGACCTCGCCACGGCCGTCCCGGGCATCGTCTCCGCGGCCTGGATGAACAACGGCCAGGCGTGCGTCGCCCAGACCCGCATCCTGCTCCCGCGCTCCCGCTACGACGAGTTCGCCGACGCCTTCGCCGCAGCGGCGAGCGCGCTCGTGGTCGGCGACCCGCTGGACCCCGCCACCCAGGTCGGCCCCCTGGTCGCCGAACGGCAGCGGCGCCGCAGCCTCGACTACATCCGCATCGGCCAGGAGGAGGGCGCCAAGATCCTCACGGGCGGCGGCCGTCCGCCCGGCCTGGAACGCGGCTGGTACGTCGAACCCACCCTCTTCGGCGACGTCGACAACTCCATGCGCATCGCCCGCGAGGAGATCTTCGGCCCGGTGATCTGCCTCCTGCCCTACGGCGACGAGGACGAGGCGCTGAAGATCGCGAACGACTCCGACTACGGGCTGAGCGGCAGCGTCTGGACGGGCGACGTGGCCCACGGCGTCGACGTCGCCCGCCGGGTCCGTACCGGGACGTACTCCGTCAACACGTTCAGTCTCGACATGCTCGGACCGTTCGGCGGCTACAAGAACTCCGGTCTCGGGAGGGAGTTCGGGCCCGAGGGGTACTCCGAGTACCTGGAGCACAAGATGATCCACCTCCCGGCGGGCTGGGAGGGCTGA